From a single Hypomesus transpacificus isolate Combined female chromosome 14, fHypTra1, whole genome shotgun sequence genomic region:
- the LOC124476602 gene encoding zinc finger protein 862-like translates to MQKTAFCKMVKLFDIAYHIAKHEKPFAYYPSLVKLEKRHGVDLEDAYINPKQARVFTQYLAEQIHLEVSKQVLSSRYISVLVDGSTDRSTTEKEVLYVKYLHKDGVPRMAFVGTEDIESATADGILHCIRSLLFSKGIPNWTDHLVGFGAYGASVNFGCRQGIYTKLKMDMPWLIGIHCLTHRLELACKNAFQGTYFNQEIDGFLSFYTSFYRGSGKRRRELDRLAELLDESVLTPTRVDGTRWVDHRRRALKALETNIPAVIAHLSEVGSDQR, encoded by the exons ATGCAGAAGACAGCGTTCTGCAAAATGGTCAAGTTGTTTGACATTGCTTACCATATTGCTAAACACGAGAAACCATTTGCTTACTATCCATCTCTTGTCAAACTGGAGAAGCGGCATGGAGTTGATTTGGAAGATGCCTACATTAACCCCAAACAAGCAAGGGTTTTTACCCAGTACCTCGCAGAACAAATACATCTTGAGGTTAGCAAGCAAGTACTCTCTTCCAGATATATCAGTGTCCTTGTTGATGGGAGCACAGACAGGTCAACAACTGAGAAGGAGGTCCTTTATGTGAAATACCTGCATAAAGATGGTGTCCCTCGCATGGCATTTGTGGG AACTGAGGACATTGAGAGTGCCACAGCTGACGGCATCCTGCATTGCATCCGGTCACTGTTATTCTCCAAGGGCATCCCTAACTGGACCGATCATCTTGTTGGTTTCGGAGCATATGGAGCCAGCGTTAACTTTGGATGCAGGCAGGGCATCTACACAAAGCTAAAAATGGACATGCCATGGCTAATAGGCATTCATTGTTTAACTCATCGTTTGGAGCTAGCCTGTAAGAATGCCTTCCAGGGAACATATTTCAATCAAGAG ATTGATGGGTTCCTATCTTTCTATACATCCTTCTATCGAGGGTCAGGGAAAAGAAGACGGGAGCTGGACCGGCTGGCTGAACTGCTCGACGAGTCTGTCCTGACACCCACTAGGGTAGATGGGACCAGATGGGTTGATCACCGCAGAAGAGCCCTTAAAGCACTCGAGACCAACATCCCTGCAGTCATCGCTCATCTAAGTGAGGTGGGAAGTGATCAGCGGTAA